A single region of the Epinephelus moara isolate mb chromosome 16, YSFRI_EMoa_1.0, whole genome shotgun sequence genome encodes:
- the plpbp gene encoding pyridoxal phosphate homeostasis protein: protein MWKLAMSEEVGKALQTVVERVNQAAARRPKTLPAVPPRLVAVSKTKPPEMVVEAYRQGQRNFGENYVNELVDKASDPLILDSCPEIKWHFIGHLQKNNVNKLLGVPNLFLVETVDSVKLADRVNSSWQRIRGASTQRLKIMVQINTSGEHSKHGLPPDETVNTVKHIVSQCSALHFSGLMTIGRYGYDLTLGPNPDFQMLLSRRQEVCDSLKLPVEEVELSMGMSTDFEHAIEVGSTNVRVGSIIFGNREYPNSAANTPNPSPAPSPEKTTKTVSEEAAKKMQHLTVYEH from the exons ACACTACCAGCCGTGCCGCCCCGCCTCGTAGCTGTCAGCAAGACCAAACCCCCAGAGATGGTCGTGGAGGCCTACAGACAAGGGCAGCGTAACTTTGGAGAAAATTAT GTTAATGAACTTGTGGACAAAGCCTCAGATCCTCTG ATTTTAGACTCATGTCCAGAAATTAAGTGGCACTTTATAGGACATCTACAGAAGAATAATGTCAACAAACTTTTGG GCGTGCCAAATCTGTTCCTTGTGGAAACAGTGGACTCAGTGAAACTGGCTGACAGGGTCAACAGCTCATGGCAGCGTATCAGAGGAGCCAGCACACAGAGGTTAAAGATCATGGTGCAGATCAACACCAGCGGAGAGCACA GTAAACATGGCCTGCCACCGGATGAGACAGTGAACACAGTGAAACACATTGTGTCCCAGTGCTCCGCCCTGCACTTCTCAGGACTCATGACCATCGGGCGCTATGGCTATGACCTCACCCTGGGCCCCAATCCGGACTTTCAG ATGCTGCTGAGTCGGAGGCAGGAGGTGTGTGACAGTCTGAAGCTGCCTGTGGAGGAGGTAGAACTCAGCATGGGTATGTCCACAGATTTTGAACATGCG ATCGAGGTGGGCTCCACCAATGTGCGAGTGGGTAGTATCATATTCGGCAACAGGGAGTATCCCAACAGTGCAGCAAACACTCCAAACCCCAGCCCAGCCCCCAGCCCGGAGAAAACAACCAAGACAGTGTCAGAAGAGGCCGCGAAGAAGATGCAGCACCTCACTGTGTATGAACACTAA